A genomic window from Brevibacillus agri includes:
- a CDS encoding ABC transporter permease has translation MGALEINADKVELSQIKQTLKKEQRRLFYRRFLANKMMLTGSLIVILMSALAIFGPYLVSHDPYEMEPANRLQPPGPEHVLGTDNFGRDLLTRLIYGAQVSIGVGFSVTIVSSVIGMVIGLYASYYRVLDQILMRICDGLMAIPGILLAIALVAALGPRKENVIIALGIVFIPYVARIVRSAALVVREETYIEAMKAQGASATRIIWLHIAPNTLSPLVVQATFVFADAIITEAALSFLGAGVPTPDPSWGNILYDGKMVIFKAWWMTVFPGILIILTVMGLNFWGDGVRDLVDPHSNHPFKRRKK, from the coding sequence ATGGGTGCGCTTGAAATCAACGCTGACAAGGTCGAACTTTCCCAGATCAAACAAACGCTGAAAAAGGAGCAGCGGCGACTGTTTTACCGACGTTTCCTCGCAAACAAAATGATGCTGACCGGAAGCCTCATCGTCATCCTGATGTCGGCCCTTGCGATTTTCGGGCCTTATTTGGTGTCGCATGACCCGTATGAAATGGAGCCGGCCAATCGGTTGCAGCCGCCAGGACCCGAGCATGTATTGGGGACGGATAACTTTGGGCGCGATCTGTTGACCCGGCTGATTTACGGGGCGCAAGTTTCCATCGGGGTTGGATTTTCAGTGACCATCGTATCTTCCGTCATTGGAATGGTGATCGGATTGTATGCCAGCTATTATCGCGTGCTCGATCAAATTTTGATGCGGATTTGCGACGGGTTAATGGCGATTCCGGGGATATTGCTTGCAATCGCGCTCGTCGCTGCGTTGGGTCCGCGGAAGGAAAACGTGATTATCGCGCTCGGGATCGTCTTTATCCCGTATGTCGCGAGAATTGTTCGTTCGGCAGCACTCGTTGTTCGCGAAGAAACCTATATTGAAGCGATGAAGGCACAAGGAGCGAGCGCGACACGCATAATTTGGCTGCACATCGCCCCGAATACGCTGTCGCCGCTTGTGGTTCAGGCAACCTTTGTGTTTGCGGACGCGATTATTACGGAAGCGGCGTTAAGCTTCTTGGGCGCGGGTGTCCCTACGCCAGATCCTAGCTGGGGAAACATTTTGTACGACGGAAAAATGGTCATTTTCAAAGCGTGGTGGATGACGGTGTTCCCGGGGATTCTCATTATTTTGACGGTGATGGGACTGAATTTTTGGGGAGACGGCGTTCGGGATTTGGTAGACCCGCATTCCAATCATCCATTCAAGAGAAGGAAAAAGTGA
- a CDS encoding ABC transporter ATP-binding protein, whose protein sequence is MSHTGSEAKQPLLDVQGLRKYFPVKGPLGVLGGVKGYVKAVNDVSFQLYEGETLGIVGESGCGKSTMGRTILRLTEPTEGKALYDGGDIFQLSGKGLRAMRKDMQMVFQDPFSSLNPRKRIGQTLEEPLAIHAIGSRHERTERVMEIMHKVGLQLDHFYRYPHEFSGGQRQRIGLARALVVNPKIVICDEPVSALDVSIQSQIINLLQQLQDEFQLTYLFIAHDISVVRHISDRIGVMYLGHMVEQAPTESLFAQPLHPYTQALLSAVPIPNPQKRRERVILRGEIPSPLDLPAGCVFHTRCPFVQDVCKSMAPVKQEVAPNHFVSCHLYGTERE, encoded by the coding sequence ATGTCTCATACGGGCAGTGAAGCAAAACAACCACTCCTCGATGTACAAGGCTTGCGCAAATATTTTCCGGTCAAAGGGCCGCTTGGGGTCTTGGGCGGGGTGAAAGGGTACGTCAAAGCGGTGAACGACGTCTCTTTCCAGCTTTACGAGGGCGAGACGCTGGGCATTGTCGGGGAATCGGGCTGCGGGAAAAGCACGATGGGCCGAACGATTTTGCGCCTGACCGAGCCGACGGAAGGAAAAGCGCTTTATGACGGCGGAGACATTTTTCAACTGTCGGGAAAAGGGCTTCGGGCGATGCGAAAAGACATGCAGATGGTGTTTCAGGACCCGTTTTCCTCGTTAAATCCGCGCAAGCGCATCGGGCAAACATTGGAGGAGCCGTTGGCGATTCACGCAATCGGTTCCAGGCATGAGCGCACGGAGCGGGTCATGGAGATCATGCATAAAGTTGGCCTGCAACTGGACCACTTTTATCGCTACCCGCATGAATTTTCCGGGGGCCAGCGGCAGCGGATCGGGTTGGCGAGGGCATTGGTGGTGAATCCGAAGATTGTAATCTGCGACGAGCCTGTTTCTGCGCTGGACGTTTCGATCCAGTCGCAAATCATTAATTTGCTGCAGCAGCTTCAGGACGAGTTTCAACTGACCTATCTGTTCATTGCGCACGATATCAGCGTGGTTCGCCATATTTCTGACCGTATCGGCGTGATGTATTTGGGGCATATGGTGGAGCAGGCGCCTACGGAGAGTTTGTTTGCACAACCGTTGCATCCTTATACGCAAGCCTTGTTATCCGCCGTGCCAATCCCTAACCCGCAAAAGCGGAGAGAGCGGGTCATCCTTCGCGGAGAAATCCCCTCTCCGCTCGATCTGCCAGCCGGCTGCGTTTTTCATACCAGGTGTCCATTTGTGCAGGACGTTTGCAAGAGCATGGCTCCAGTCAAGCAAGAAGTGGCTCCCAACCATTTTGTCTCCTGCCATTTATACGGGACGGAGAGGGAATAG
- a CDS encoding ABC transporter permease, with protein MNIYLAKRLFALIPVLFVVSLVIFLIIHITPGDPATVMLGESATAQDIEALREQLGLNLPLYQQYTEWLMKVFRGDLGESYFMKETVLQSILSHLSPTISLAILAQIVALAIAIPIGIKAAIRRGTATDQTIMGFSLLGMAVPSFLLALFLILLVGVKLQWLPVAGYKPLEMGLWTHLKYLILPSLSLGAIQAALITRMTRSSMLEVLNTNYIKTARAKGVKERGVIYKHALRIAFLPILTVIGQTFGGLITGAVVTESIFNIPGIGQLIINSVERRDYAVIQGVVLFVTTAYVVINLIVDVLYGMIDPRVRLERK; from the coding sequence TTGAACATTTATTTGGCAAAAAGGCTATTCGCCCTTATTCCTGTGCTTTTTGTCGTCTCGCTCGTCATTTTTCTGATAATCCACATCACGCCTGGCGATCCGGCTACGGTCATGCTCGGAGAATCGGCCACCGCCCAAGACATTGAGGCATTGCGCGAGCAGCTTGGCCTGAACTTGCCGTTGTACCAGCAATACACGGAGTGGCTGATGAAAGTGTTCCGCGGCGATTTGGGAGAGTCGTATTTTATGAAGGAAACCGTCTTGCAGTCGATTTTGAGCCATTTGTCGCCGACGATTTCCTTGGCGATTCTCGCCCAGATTGTGGCGCTCGCCATTGCGATTCCGATCGGGATCAAGGCGGCGATTCGGCGCGGGACGGCGACTGACCAGACGATCATGGGGTTTTCGCTGTTGGGTATGGCTGTACCGAGTTTTTTGTTGGCTCTCTTTCTGATTTTGCTCGTCGGCGTGAAGCTGCAATGGTTGCCTGTGGCTGGCTACAAGCCGCTTGAGATGGGCTTGTGGACACATCTGAAATATTTGATTCTCCCTTCCCTATCGCTAGGAGCGATACAGGCTGCTTTAATCACCAGGATGACGCGTTCTTCCATGCTCGAAGTGTTAAACACGAATTATATCAAAACAGCGCGGGCGAAAGGGGTAAAAGAGCGGGGCGTTATTTACAAGCATGCTTTGCGCATCGCTTTTCTGCCGATTTTGACGGTCATTGGACAAACATTCGGGGGATTGATTACGGGAGCGGTCGTGACTGAATCCATTTTCAATATTCCCGGCATCGGGCAACTGATTATTAACTCTGTGGAACGGCGGGATTACGCGGTCATTCAGGGCGTGGTGCTGTTTGTGACGACGGCTTATGTCGTTATCAACCTGATCGTGGACGTGCTGTACGGAATGATTGATCCAAGGGTGAGACTTGAGAGGAAGTAG
- a CDS encoding ABC transporter ATP-binding protein, with translation MQHQPLLEVKDLKVHFFTERGRITAVDGISFHVEKGEIVGVVGESGCGKSVTSQAILRLFDEQHTAQYEGEIRFKGKDMLALPTSAMEHIRGNEISMIFQDPLSSLNPVYTIGYQIAEAILLHQHVSKKEAYAKAVDLLRMTRIPAPEKRVNEYPHQLSGGMRQRAMIAMTLACQPSLLIADEPTTALDVTIQAQILDLILDLNATQEMGVIFITHDLGVVAEICDRVVVMYLGQIVEEADTETLFANPCHPYTKGLMKSIPQLDGDRSQKLHVIEGTVPTLHNIPVGCRFAPRCPYADDVCREHAPEVKAHDARHKVRCWHFEKIAMEEEDRYVSYGQ, from the coding sequence GTGCAGCACCAGCCTCTTTTGGAAGTAAAAGATTTGAAGGTGCACTTTTTTACCGAGCGCGGCCGGATTACAGCGGTGGATGGCATTTCCTTTCACGTGGAAAAAGGAGAGATCGTGGGAGTTGTCGGCGAGTCAGGGTGTGGCAAAAGCGTCACGTCGCAGGCGATTCTCCGGCTGTTTGACGAACAGCATACGGCTCAGTACGAGGGGGAAATCCGCTTTAAAGGAAAGGACATGCTCGCGCTTCCGACGTCTGCCATGGAGCATATTCGCGGCAATGAAATTTCGATGATTTTTCAGGACCCGCTCAGCTCGTTAAATCCGGTATATACAATCGGCTATCAGATCGCAGAGGCCATTTTGCTGCATCAGCATGTTTCCAAAAAGGAGGCGTATGCAAAGGCTGTCGATCTGCTGCGGATGACGAGAATCCCGGCTCCGGAAAAAAGGGTGAACGAATACCCGCATCAATTGTCGGGCGGCATGCGGCAAAGGGCGATGATCGCGATGACCTTGGCCTGTCAGCCGAGCCTGCTGATTGCCGATGAACCGACAACCGCTTTGGACGTGACGATTCAAGCCCAAATTCTCGACTTGATTCTCGATTTGAACGCAACGCAGGAGATGGGAGTTATTTTTATTACGCATGACCTGGGGGTAGTCGCTGAAATTTGCGACCGTGTCGTTGTGATGTACCTGGGGCAAATCGTGGAGGAAGCCGACACGGAAACGCTGTTTGCGAACCCGTGCCACCCGTACACAAAAGGACTGATGAAGTCGATTCCGCAACTGGATGGCGATCGTTCGCAAAAGCTGCACGTCATTGAAGGGACGGTGCCTACGTTGCACAACATTCCTGTCGGCTGTCGCTTTGCCCCGCGCTGCCCGTACGCAGATGATGTCTGTCGTGAGCACGCGCCAGAGGTGAAGGCGCATGACGCACGACACAAGGTAAGATGCTGGCACTTTGAGAAAATCGCCATGGAAGAGGAGGACCGTTATGTCTCATACGGGCAGTGA